The Watersipora subatra chromosome 7, tzWatSuba1.1, whole genome shotgun sequence genomic interval cttgatcatggttaaaacgctcagaagaaaaatgtgtgTGAAATGATGTCCCTAGCTGATATCGTTGCAATAGctgacatcggctattgcgttacAGTCGCagcattacgtgtctctattttatcaatcaagttttgtcaattttcaatcttgaaacctcttggcagtcatatcacctcaaacatcaaaatccatcacaaatgaaagaaaaataatgatatttACTGATAGAAttcactaaaattttgtttgagttcatctttaatgatATATAGTAATCACTGCTATGCAAAATAAAGTTTACTATTCCTAAACTTTTAATCGGTTAGGTTGCCTGTACCACCCTGCTAACTGTTTCACTAACAATAAATAAGGAgacttaaaaatgaaaattaaaaccCTTATGACGGTTCATGCAGAGAGCAACAATGGGCACACCTAACGAGATGATGAGCCACAATGCATGAAACAGGGGATTACACTCTTACAGATTGGCTATGAAGATTGTTTATATTGGTCAAGGGCTGGAACTGATATGCTTCTAATTGCATTGTAAAGCTTAGTTGGAAAACTTTTACATCTTTTTGTCTTATTGGTAATTATTTTTCCTAAAAGCACTAAAAAGTTGCTAAACAAGGTACAAAACTATTGAACTTACAGTATAGCAGCAAAAAGAAAGCTAcggttttattgatttttaagAGCTGTGTTGACACACTAGTTTATACTTACCACGACCGGTCTCCTGTGAAACCAGAGCTGACATGATAATTGCTATCAGGCCTAGAATCCAACAGCAGCACAAACAATTGATAATTGACCAGGCCAAGTAAGGGTTGACATACTCCGTTGTAACAGGAACCTGGTGTACCACTTGGTAAGATGGTTGGGGAGGTTGTCCACCAGCTGGGTATTGAGCATACTGAGGAGCGTTGGGCCCTGTTTGCTTCTCAGGGTGCTGGGCTGGTTGGTGATGCGGAGATGCCTGTTGGTCTGGGTAAGAAGAAACCGGCTGTTCCGGGTATGGCGTAGTATGCTGGCCAGTATTGAGGGGTTGTTGAGCTGCATAGGCTTCAGACTGCTCGTAGTTTGGTGGTTGAGAAACTTGATTATAAGTTTCATTTTGTTGAAGATCTACAAGTATATGGATAACAAAAGCATTTGTCAGGGTTTACGGTGTCACTGCAACAGACAGCCTTTACCTAACTATGTTTGCGAGCATACAGTCAAAATTCTATTTCAACACCATAGTGCTGTATCGTTCAACTTTAGTCCcatttattagaggtgacgttcaaatagagggtggtgtTATATTTTCCAACCCTTCTCGCATGGTGGCTTTCTTTTAgtggtgacattcaaataaaggttttcttAGAGTTTTCTGCGAAAACAGTTGCATTAATCTAAATCAGTGGCCCGATGATGTCCAGTATATATTAATGCTTGTCCTAAAACTTATTAAAAACGAAAATACTAGAACTGCATCAAAAAAAAATCTGATGCCTCAATCCTGATAATACAATAATTGAAGGTGTCACAAGAGTTGACAGTAATTCAGACAATGATGTATTTGATGCAGTATGTACCTGTTTCAGCTTTTCCATCATCTTTTATGTCAGCCATTATTCTACTGATAATTTATTGATGCTAGGTCGAACTATCGGCTGCTATTAGCTTTACTAAAGTAGAGGAGGTGCCTGTCTCTTCccagcaataaaattattagctCCGCCTTCTTTCGACCACTTTTATGGATATGACTGGTAAATATTAGTGCATGACCTTTAAACTTATTTACTGAAAGAAAATAAAGATCCCAACCAGTTAAAACTCACTTACATAAGCAATACTTTCTGTTTGTAATCAATTGACAAAAATTCATTGGGAttatttaaagatgtagttgcgtcaaaatttaagttgatcttaaaagaaagcatttttttttctctatcagttgatatgttgtttgttatgttacgcgatcgcattgccaagatatttgaagattaaaaccgaaaaaatctgatcaccgtaaaaacgctcaggccacaaaaacgtgcccagcctcaccaaaaatgatgtcacgcgtttggcaacctctctctatctctcgtattcacatcggctatttgcgataaaagtctagtcttacgcggctctattggcatatatcttattttgtatttgctcgtgttggctagaataaaattttaaatcctgctacagatgcattattatgaatgtttaaaaggcctcaaataacgaaaattgaaagtttgttctactcactttctccaaatgttgtgtaaacatttgggtaccgactaccagttctaccggtctacggtaattctgtctagtcactttatgtagaacgcggtctttgtatcagcacagttctgcagctacccatataaacgatatacagcctcccataagccccgcccacattatgtcgcctattacctattgcctacgtactagtttcttactactagcaagccacctctttgaaaagaatatagacagggatagagttttaaggatgagaagtctgctgcaaactggatttgaactcacattctccagttctgcggacacccatataccatatccgattcactacaatattctgcaaatcatgttttgcattatcttcaacaatattattttattatataatttttacaagcaaaaatattttcatctcggcataaagcttttattaaaaatattcatcaagtcgtggccactcacatagtattagctgatacaataagacaaattcatctactgcaacaaactcaaacaaaacatcatccagcacgcattcaagtcttgctttctcctttatagcagtttccacactgacaaagcttcttcggctggtgggacgacataaacattctgtaatcagtaaaacaagtaaatgtaaacaaagtagatgcaataaatatgtcattcatagatatgtcattctaaagcgtatctattgacagcttccaaattgggagttaaatagattgcgagtgtaattttaaaaacgaataaacatttaataaaggcacaagtatgccaagccaacgattcgaagctttggttctggaaattaaagatttgcaatgatcaatcgattttacccacttcctacgtgtgaaaataatttgtaatcatgactctaatttaccaaagaaaattcgaaaaaaatattatagctaggtaaaacggcagataagctatgaaacgatgattggagatagcaaagaattatcattttattaattagtatatgtatttatgactataaaaaatattacatttactaaagtatagaagactctaagttaatttacctccattctgtcttcttctgcagcaaaacgctgctgacgcctgtcagctttggccataggctgtctactctaatcttttactaaacgttgctcagataactctgagtagcggtcgctcgaacttgaagccattttaaaactatgtataacttagtaattgttgaaacgcgttgaatcagtaacgatgagcatgaattctctagcgatgagaatcttcgagatcacagacaacgcgttttacgagtgataacatttattacggtctatataaaaatttcgcgatcgtgattggctaacgaagcgacctcatatttatcgctcgtggtttcgtttcagaaaacaagctagtgacgtcacgaaattggcacccgctgaaacgtgagctttttaaaagagggcctcattcaaacgcatatatctctggacagggttggtctacaaagacaaaaatggcatcaaattgtagctgatgttttagccttttatgggttctaatttcatttttgacgcaactacatctttaacccATAATATGTATCTTTCCTTATTATTCCAAACTATGCcacaacatattttattatgtagtaAAAGCATAGACACATAAACAGGAGATCTATACCTTTAGTGTCCTGGTTCTTACTTTACCTTTCAGTAGTGATGTTTAgatgttaaagataaacttacacacaATTGGAgagttttcatcaaaaattatcagtgtttttcatcatttgtaattgtttttgaagtttgCAGTGATCTGAtggtcaggatgtttcaaggttaaaactgacaaaacttgataatggttaaaacactcagaaaaaaggTGAGATCGCTTTTCCGTTCAAATTACAGTaagcatctctattctgtcgattttttgcaactataggtGTCATAATCACGGTTTCATTTGATCACAGCGTTTAACCGCcgtttttttagcgttttaaccacCATCAAATTTTATCGATTGTGGTCTTAAAACATACTGGCAGTctgatcatctcaaacatcaaagccAATCACAAATGGTAGGAAAATATCAATagcttctgataaaatcttctaAAATCTGGTAAAATTTTGCGCAAgttcttttttaaaaagtagGCATccaaattattaaaactaaCTTCAAAATAAGgacgaaaattaaaaatagtagGCCTACACGCTCCTTATTACGTAAATATTCTGCACCTGAATATTATGTACGTAAATATTACTGTCTGTCAGAGGGGTCCTACCCCAAAAGGTTGTCGTCAAAATAATCACTTTTAAAGTCACTGTCGTCACCTTTTggcaagttggtaaccaaaacaacttCTTTCTTCACATCCTTCTTTTAATACAagtatccattctggtggcactgggtttgGTTGCGTTGAATAACTAGAGCTTGCTCAGCTAGAACTTATGCTAGTCAAAAGCCTGGCTCAACCAGCAACCTTTACAA includes:
- the LOC137399467 gene encoding trafficking regulator of GLUT4 1-like; this translates as MADIKDDGKAETDLQQNETYNQVSQPPNYEQSEAYAAQQPLNTGQHTTPYPEQPVSSYPDQQASPHHQPAQHPEKQTGPNAPQYAQYPAGGQPPQPSYQVVHQVPVTTEYVNPYLAWSIINCLCCCWILGLIAIIMSALVSQETGRGDIEKARSYSRCAFILNVLGTVIGVILIIVIVALRLA